In the Klebsiella aerogenes KCTC 2190 genome, one interval contains:
- the tolQ gene encoding Tol-Pal system protein TolQ codes for MTDMNILDLFLKASLLVKLIMLILIGFSIASWAIIIQRTRILNSASREAEAFEDKFWSGIELSRLYQESQGRRDSLAGSEQIFYSGFKEFARLHRANSHAPEAIVEGASRAMRISMNRELETLETHIPFLGTVGSISPYIGLFGTVWGIMHAFIALGAVKQATLQMVAPGIAEALIATAIGLFAAIPAVMAYNRLNQRVNKLELNYDNFMEEFTAILHRQAFTSSESNKG; via the coding sequence GTGACTGACATGAATATCCTTGATTTGTTCCTGAAGGCGAGCCTTCTGGTTAAACTTATCATGTTGATTTTGATTGGTTTTTCTATCGCTTCCTGGGCTATTATTATTCAGAGAACGCGTATCCTCAATTCCGCCAGCCGCGAAGCCGAAGCGTTTGAAGATAAGTTCTGGTCCGGTATTGAACTGTCTCGCCTGTACCAGGAGAGCCAGGGCCGTCGCGATAGCCTCGCCGGTTCCGAGCAGATTTTTTACAGCGGCTTTAAAGAGTTCGCGCGTCTGCATCGTGCCAACAGCCATGCGCCGGAAGCGATTGTCGAAGGGGCGTCGCGCGCGATGCGTATCTCGATGAACCGCGAACTGGAAACGCTGGAAACGCATATTCCGTTCCTTGGCACCGTGGGTTCCATCAGCCCGTATATCGGCCTGTTCGGTACCGTCTGGGGGATCATGCACGCCTTTATCGCCCTCGGCGCGGTGAAGCAGGCGACACTGCAGATGGTTGCGCCGGGGATCGCGGAAGCGCTGATCGCCACGGCAATCGGTCTGTTTGCCGCCATCCCGGCGGTTATGGCCTACAACCGTCTGAACCAGCGCGTGAATAAACTTGAACTGAACTACGACAACTTTATGGAAGAGTTCACCGCCATTCTGCACCGTCAGGCGTTTACCAGCAGCGAAAGCAATAAGGGGTAA
- the tolR gene encoding colicin uptake protein TolR — translation MARARGRGRRELKSEINIVPLLDVLLVLLLIFMATAPIITQSVEVDLPDATESQAVKSNDEPPVIVEVSGVGQYSVKVGQETLSQLPPEQVIAEAKRRLEANEKTVFLIGGAKDVPYDEIIKALNLLHSAGVKSVGLMTKPI, via the coding sequence ATGGCCAGAGCACGTGGACGCGGACGTCGCGAACTGAAGTCCGAGATTAACATCGTTCCGCTGCTGGATGTCCTGTTGGTGCTGTTGCTGATCTTCATGGCGACAGCGCCGATTATTACGCAGAGCGTGGAAGTCGATCTGCCGGACGCCACGGAGTCGCAAGCGGTGAAAAGCAACGATGAACCACCGGTTATCGTTGAAGTCTCCGGAGTAGGGCAGTACAGCGTGAAAGTCGGTCAGGAAACGTTGTCCCAACTGCCACCGGAGCAGGTCATTGCTGAAGCGAAGCGCCGACTCGAAGCGAACGAGAAGACGGTGTTCCTTATCGGTGGCGCGAAAGATGTGCCTTACGATGAAATCATTAAAGCGCTTAACCTGTTGCATAGCGCAGGGGTTAAATCGGTTGGCTTAATGACCAAGCCTATTTAA
- the tolA gene encoding cell envelope integrity protein TolA, which translates to MSKATEQNDKLKRAIIVSVVLHIILIALLIWSSFDEHLDTSGGGGGSSIDAVMVDPGAVVNNYNRQQQQQSSARRAAEQREKQAQQQAEELREKQAAEQERLKQMEQERLQAQEAAKEAKEQQKQAEEAAAKAAAAAKAKADAQAKEAQEAAAKAAADAKAKADAQAKVAEAAAAKAAAKAAADAKKQAEAEAAKAAADAQKKAEAEAAKKAQQDAEKKAQQQAEKKAQQEAAKQAAAEKAAAEKAAAQKAAAEKAAAEKAAAAEKAAAAKAAAAEKAAADKAAKAAAAKAAAAKKAAAAKEASGVDDLLGDLSSGKNAPKTGGGAKGNGQPSKDSGASGANGGATGADISAYAKQIQMAIQSRLYDASLYQGKRCVLHINLGPDGTLKDITSEGGDPALCQAALTAARTASIPKPPSQAVYEKIKNATLDFKL; encoded by the coding sequence GTGTCAAAGGCAACCGAACAAAACGATAAGCTTAAACGAGCGATCATAGTTTCAGTGGTGCTGCACATCATTCTGATTGCGCTACTGATCTGGAGTTCGTTCGACGAGCATCTGGATACTTCCGGCGGCGGCGGAGGTTCGTCCATTGATGCGGTGATGGTCGATCCTGGCGCGGTAGTCAACAACTACAACCGCCAGCAGCAACAGCAGTCCAGCGCGCGTCGCGCGGCCGAGCAGCGTGAAAAGCAGGCTCAGCAGCAGGCCGAGGAACTGCGGGAAAAACAGGCTGCCGAGCAGGAACGCCTGAAGCAAATGGAACAAGAACGTCTGCAGGCGCAGGAAGCGGCTAAAGAAGCGAAAGAGCAGCAAAAACAGGCTGAAGAAGCGGCAGCCAAGGCGGCGGCCGCGGCAAAAGCGAAAGCAGATGCCCAGGCGAAAGAAGCGCAGGAAGCTGCCGCTAAAGCCGCTGCTGATGCCAAAGCGAAGGCCGATGCCCAGGCGAAAGTCGCGGAAGCGGCTGCCGCTAAGGCGGCAGCCAAAGCAGCCGCTGACGCGAAGAAACAGGCGGAAGCCGAAGCGGCGAAAGCCGCCGCGGATGCGCAGAAGAAAGCCGAAGCGGAAGCTGCGAAAAAAGCTCAGCAGGATGCAGAGAAGAAAGCACAGCAGCAGGCCGAGAAGAAAGCTCAGCAGGAAGCGGCGAAACAGGCTGCGGCAGAAAAGGCCGCCGCTGAGAAAGCCGCTGCCCAGAAAGCTGCCGCGGAAAAAGCCGCTGCTGAAAAAGCCGCAGCAGCCGAAAAAGCCGCTGCCGCCAAAGCTGCCGCAGCAGAAAAAGCGGCGGCTGATAAAGCGGCCAAAGCCGCCGCCGCGAAGGCCGCCGCGGCCAAGAAAGCCGCTGCAGCTAAAGAAGCAAGCGGTGTTGACGATCTGCTTGGTGACCTGAGCTCAGGTAAGAATGCGCCGAAAACCGGCGGTGGCGCTAAAGGCAATGGCCAGCCATCGAAAGATAGCGGTGCCTCAGGCGCCAACGGCGGGGCAACGGGAGCTGATATCAGCGCATACGCAAAGCAAATACAGATGGCTATTCAAAGCCGCCTGTATGATGCCAGCCTCTATCAAGGCAAGCGTTGCGTGTTGCATATCAACCTTGGGCCTGACGGCACATTAAAGGATATCACCTCTGAAGGAGGCGACCCTGCGCTGTGTCAGGCGGCATTAACGGCAGCACGTACTGCGAGTATTCCTAAACCGCCAAGTCAGGCTGTTTATGAGAAAATAAAAAATGCGACACTAGACTTTAAACTGTAA
- the tolB gene encoding Tol-Pal system beta propeller repeat protein TolB, giving the protein MKQALRVAFGFLMLWAAVLHAEVRIEITQGVDSARPIGVVPFQWAGPGAAPEDIGGVVAADLRNSGKFNPLDRSRLPQQPGSAQEVQPAAWSALGVDAVVVGQVTPNPDGSYQVAYQLVDTGGAPGTILSQGSFKVTKQYLRYAGHTASDAVFEKLTGIKGAFRTRIAYVVRTNGGQFPYELRVSDYDGYNQFLVHRSSQPLMSPAWSPDGSKLAYVTFESGRSALVVQTLANGAVRQIASFPQHNGAPAFSPDGSKLAFALSKTGSLNLYVMDLGSGQIRQVTNGRSNNTEPSWFPDSQNLAFTSDQAGRPQVYKVNINGGTPQRITWEGSQNQDADVSADGKIMVMVSSANGQQHIAKQDLEAGGVQVLSSTFLDETPSLAPNGTMVIYSSSQGMGSVLNLVSTDGRFKARLPATDGQVKFPAWSPYL; this is encoded by the coding sequence ATGAAGCAGGCATTACGAGTAGCATTTGGTTTTTTGATGCTGTGGGCGGCGGTGCTGCACGCAGAAGTACGCATCGAGATCACCCAAGGGGTGGACTCGGCGCGCCCCATCGGTGTGGTGCCATTCCAGTGGGCTGGCCCAGGCGCTGCGCCTGAAGATATTGGCGGCGTGGTAGCGGCTGACCTGCGTAACAGCGGCAAGTTTAACCCGCTGGATCGCTCGCGCCTGCCTCAGCAGCCGGGTAGCGCTCAGGAAGTGCAACCTGCAGCATGGTCCGCGCTGGGCGTTGACGCCGTGGTCGTAGGCCAGGTGACGCCAAACCCTGACGGTTCTTACCAGGTTGCCTATCAGTTGGTTGATACCGGCGGTGCGCCGGGTACCATCCTGTCGCAAGGCTCTTTCAAAGTGACCAAGCAGTACCTGCGTTATGCCGGACATACTGCCAGTGACGCGGTATTCGAAAAGCTGACCGGAATTAAAGGCGCTTTCCGTACCCGTATTGCTTACGTGGTTCGCACCAACGGCGGTCAGTTCCCGTATGAGCTGCGCGTCTCTGACTACGACGGCTACAACCAGTTCCTGGTTCACCGTTCATCACAGCCGCTGATGTCGCCGGCATGGTCTCCGGACGGTTCTAAACTGGCCTATGTGACCTTCGAAAGCGGCCGCTCCGCGCTGGTAGTTCAGACGTTGGCGAATGGCGCAGTCCGTCAGATTGCCTCCTTCCCGCAGCACAACGGCGCGCCGGCCTTCTCGCCGGATGGCAGCAAACTGGCATTCGCACTGTCGAAAACCGGTAGCCTGAATCTGTACGTGATGGACCTTGGCTCCGGCCAGATTCGTCAGGTGACTAACGGTCGCAGCAATAACACCGAACCGAGCTGGTTCCCGGATAGCCAGAACCTGGCGTTTACTTCCGACCAGGCTGGCCGTCCTCAGGTGTATAAAGTCAACATCAACGGCGGTACGCCGCAGCGTATTACCTGGGAAGGTTCGCAGAACCAGGATGCTGACGTCAGCGCTGATGGTAAAATTATGGTAATGGTAAGCTCGGCCAACGGTCAGCAGCACATTGCTAAGCAAGATCTGGAAGCGGGTGGTGTACAGGTTCTGTCATCAACGTTTTTAGATGAAACGCCAAGTCTGGCACCTAACGGCACTATGGTAATCTACAGCTCTTCTCAGGGGATGGGATCCGTGCTGAATCTGGTTTCTACAGATGGGCGTTTCAAAGCGCGTCTTCCGGCAACTGATGGACAGGTAAAATTCCCTGCCTGGTCGCCGTATCTGTGA
- the pal gene encoding peptidoglycan-associated lipoprotein Pal, which yields MQLNKVLKGLMIALPVMAIAACSSNKNASNDQSGEGMLGAGTGMDANANGGNMSSEEQARLQMQQLQQNNIVYFDLDKYDIRSDFAAMLDAHANFLRSNPSYKVTVEGHADERGTPEYNIALGERRANAVKMYLQGKGVSADQISIVSYGKEKPAVLGHDEAAYAKNRRAVLVY from the coding sequence ATGCAACTGAACAAAGTGCTGAAAGGGCTGATGATCGCTCTGCCGGTTATGGCAATCGCGGCGTGTTCTTCCAACAAGAACGCCAGCAACGACCAGAGCGGTGAAGGCATGCTGGGTGCCGGCACTGGTATGGACGCTAACGCTAACGGCGGCAACATGTCTTCCGAAGAGCAAGCTCGTCTGCAGATGCAGCAGCTGCAGCAGAACAACATCGTTTACTTCGATCTGGACAAGTACGATATCCGTTCTGACTTCGCTGCAATGCTGGATGCGCACGCTAACTTCCTGCGTAGCAACCCGTCCTACAAAGTGACCGTAGAAGGTCACGCGGATGAGCGCGGTACTCCGGAATACAACATCGCTCTGGGTGAGCGTCGTGCTAACGCCGTTAAGATGTATCTGCAGGGCAAAGGTGTTTCTGCTGACCAGATTTCCATCGTTTCTTACGGTAAAGAAAAACCTGCAGTACTGGGTCATGACGAAGCGGCATATGCCAAAAACCGTCGCGCCGTACTGGTTTACTAA
- the cpoB gene encoding cell division protein CpoB, whose translation MSSNFRHHLLSLSLLVGIAAPWAAFAQAPISSVGSGSVEDRVTQLERISNAHSQLLTQLQQQLSDNQSDIDSLRGQIQENQYQLNQIVERQKQILQQIDGLTSGGGAAAAGAQAQAPSSSGDQSSAAASTAPAASSGAPAMTGDANTDYNAAIALVKDSSRQDDAMVAFQNFVKKYPDSTYQPNANYWLGQLNYNKGKKDDAAYYFASVVKNYPKSPKAPDAMFKVGVIMQDKGDTAKAKAVYQQVVSKFPGTDGAKQAQKRLNALG comes from the coding sequence ATGAGCAGTAACTTCAGACATCATTTATTGAGTCTGTCGTTACTGGTTGGCATAGCGGCCCCCTGGGCCGCTTTTGCTCAGGCGCCAATCAGTAGTGTCGGCTCAGGCTCGGTCGAAGACCGCGTCACTCAACTTGAGCGTATTTCCAATGCTCACAGCCAGCTTTTAACCCAACTCCAGCAGCAACTCTCCGATAACCAAAGCGATATTGATTCCCTGCGCGGTCAGATTCAGGAAAATCAGTATCAGCTCAATCAGATTGTCGAACGCCAGAAGCAGATTCTGCAACAGATCGACGGGCTGACGAGCGGTGGCGGAGCAGCAGCGGCAGGCGCGCAGGCGCAGGCTCCGTCGTCTTCCGGCGATCAAAGCTCGGCTGCCGCCAGTACGGCGCCAGCGGCGTCTTCCGGGGCGCCTGCGATGACCGGGGATGCCAACACCGATTACAACGCGGCTATTGCGCTGGTTAAAGATTCGTCCCGCCAGGATGACGCAATGGTGGCGTTTCAGAACTTCGTCAAGAAGTACCCGGATTCAACTTATCAGCCGAACGCCAACTACTGGCTCGGACAGTTGAACTACAATAAGGGGAAAAAAGACGATGCGGCATATTATTTTGCCTCAGTGGTGAAAAACTATCCGAAATCCCCGAAAGCGCCGGATGCGATGTTTAAAGTCGGCGTTATCATGCAGGACAAAGGCGACACCGCGAAAGCGAAAGCGGTTTACCAGCAGGTAGTCAGCAAATTCCCTGGCACCGATGGTGCGAAACAAGCGCAAAAACGCCTTAACGCCCTGGGTTGA
- the nadA gene encoding quinolinate synthase NadA has translation MSVMFDPETAIYPFPPKPQPLNRDEKVFYREKIKRLLRERDAVMVAHYYTDPEIQQLAEETGGCIADSLEMARFGARHPASTLLVAGVRFMGETAKILSPEKTILMPTLNAECSLDLGCPIDDFNAFCDAHPDRTVVVYANTSAAVKARADWVVTSSIAVELIEHLDSLGQKILWAPDRHLGRYVQRQTGADVLCWQGACIVHDEFKTQALARMKGLYPDAAILVHPESPQAIVDMADAVGSTSQLIAAAKSLPQRQLIVATDRGIFYKMQQAVPEKDLLEAPTAGEGATCRSCAHCPWMAMNGLKAIAEGLEQGGVEHEIHVDAKLRAGALIPLNRMLEFAATLRG, from the coding sequence ATGAGCGTAATGTTTGATCCTGAAACGGCGATTTATCCTTTCCCGCCAAAACCACAACCGTTGAACCGTGACGAAAAAGTGTTTTACCGCGAGAAAATTAAACGCCTGCTGCGTGAGCGCGACGCCGTGATGGTGGCGCATTACTACACCGATCCTGAAATTCAGCAACTGGCCGAAGAGACCGGCGGCTGTATTGCCGACTCGCTGGAAATGGCGCGTTTTGGCGCGCGTCACCCGGCCTCCACGCTGCTGGTTGCCGGAGTGCGTTTTATGGGCGAAACGGCCAAAATCCTTAGTCCGGAAAAGACCATCCTGATGCCGACGCTGAATGCGGAGTGTTCTCTGGATCTCGGCTGTCCCATTGATGACTTTAATGCATTTTGCGATGCTCACCCGGATCGCACCGTGGTGGTCTATGCCAATACGTCAGCGGCGGTAAAAGCGCGCGCCGACTGGGTAGTGACTTCCAGCATCGCCGTGGAATTGATTGAACATCTCGATAGCCTCGGACAAAAGATACTTTGGGCGCCGGACCGCCATCTTGGTCGCTATGTACAGCGCCAGACCGGGGCCGACGTGCTGTGCTGGCAGGGCGCCTGCATCGTCCATGATGAATTTAAAACCCAGGCGCTGGCGCGCATGAAGGGGCTCTACCCCGACGCGGCGATCCTGGTGCATCCGGAATCACCGCAGGCGATTGTCGACATGGCGGATGCGGTAGGATCAACCAGCCAATTAATTGCTGCGGCGAAAAGCCTGCCGCAGCGCCAGCTTATCGTGGCCACCGATCGCGGGATCTTCTATAAAATGCAGCAGGCGGTACCGGAAAAAGATCTGCTGGAAGCGCCTACGGCAGGTGAGGGCGCAACCTGTCGCAGTTGCGCCCATTGCCCCTGGATGGCGATGAACGGCCTGAAAGCGATAGCGGAAGGGTTAGAGCAGGGCGGCGTTGAACACGAAATTCACGTTGACGCCAAACTGCGTGCCGGGGCATTAATTCCGCTTAACCGTATGCTGGAATTTGCGGCTACACTACGGGGATAA
- the pnuC gene encoding nicotinamide riboside transporter PnuC yields MDFFSTQNILVHIPIGAGGYDLSWIEAVGTIAGLLCIWLASLEKISNYAFGLVNVTLFAIIFFQIQLYASLLLQLFFFAANVYGWYAWSRQTSDNEAELKIRWLPLPKALAWLAGCVVAIGLMTVFINPVFAFLTRIAVNLMQMLGLQVAMPTLEPDAFPFWDSCMMVLSIAAMVLMTRKYVENWLLWVIINVISVVIFALQGVYAMSLEYLLLTFIALNGSRMWINSARERGSHALSR; encoded by the coding sequence ATGGATTTTTTCAGTACGCAGAATATTTTAGTGCATATACCGATCGGCGCCGGTGGCTACGATCTGTCGTGGATTGAGGCGGTGGGGACCATCGCCGGCCTGTTGTGCATCTGGCTGGCGAGCCTGGAAAAGATTAGCAACTATGCCTTCGGCCTGGTGAACGTGACGCTTTTTGCGATCATCTTCTTCCAGATCCAGCTGTACGCCAGCCTGCTGCTACAGCTGTTTTTCTTCGCGGCGAACGTTTACGGTTGGTACGCGTGGTCAAGGCAGACCAGCGATAACGAAGCGGAACTGAAAATTCGCTGGCTGCCGTTGCCAAAAGCGCTGGCCTGGCTGGCGGGCTGCGTAGTGGCTATCGGTCTGATGACGGTGTTTATTAACCCGGTGTTTGCCTTCCTGACCCGTATCGCCGTCAACCTGATGCAAATGCTCGGGCTGCAGGTGGCGATGCCGACGCTGGAACCCGATGCTTTCCCATTCTGGGATTCCTGCATGATGGTGCTGTCGATTGCCGCGATGGTATTGATGACGCGTAAATACGTTGAGAACTGGCTGCTGTGGGTGATCATCAACGTCATTAGCGTGGTGATATTCGCTCTACAGGGCGTGTATGCGATGTCGCTGGAATATTTGCTGCTGACGTTCATTGCCCTGAATGGCAGCCGGATGTGGATTAACAGCGCGCGTGAGCGGGGTTCTCACGCGCTTTCACGTTAA
- the zitB gene encoding CDF family zinc transporter ZitB, producing the protein MAHAHSPTPAGENSNANRLLWAFIVTAGFMIIEAIGGVISGSLALLADAGHMLTDSAALLFALLAVRFASRPPNSRHTFGWLRLTTLAAFVNAIALVVITIFIFWEAVQRFNHPQPVAGKTMMVIAVAGLLANILAFWILHRGSAESNLNVRAAALHVLGDLLGSVGAIVAAIVILMTGWTPIDPILSVLVSCLVLRSAWRLLQESMNELLEGAPRSLDVEALGRDLRRSIPEVRDVHHVHVWLVGEKPVMTLHVQVVPPHDHDALLDSIQHFIEHKYEIEHVTVQMEYRPCSGPECHLNLAHSGHEHHHHH; encoded by the coding sequence ATGGCGCATGCACATTCACCGACCCCTGCTGGCGAAAACAGTAACGCCAACCGGCTGCTTTGGGCTTTTATCGTAACCGCCGGTTTTATGATTATTGAGGCCATCGGCGGCGTCATTTCCGGTTCCCTGGCCCTGCTCGCCGATGCCGGACATATGCTCACCGACTCCGCCGCCCTCCTGTTCGCTCTGCTGGCGGTGCGCTTCGCCAGCCGGCCGCCAAATAGCCGCCACACCTTTGGCTGGCTGCGTTTAACTACTCTCGCCGCCTTCGTCAACGCCATCGCCCTGGTGGTCATTACCATTTTCATCTTCTGGGAAGCGGTACAGCGTTTTAACCATCCGCAGCCGGTGGCGGGAAAAACCATGATGGTTATCGCCGTCGCCGGACTGCTGGCCAATATCCTCGCCTTCTGGATCCTGCACCGCGGCAGCGCCGAAAGTAATCTTAACGTCCGCGCGGCGGCACTGCATGTGCTGGGAGATCTATTGGGTTCCGTCGGCGCCATCGTGGCCGCTATCGTCATTCTGATGACCGGCTGGACGCCGATTGACCCGATCCTCTCGGTGCTGGTGTCGTGTTTAGTACTGCGCAGCGCCTGGCGACTGCTGCAGGAGAGTATGAATGAGTTGTTGGAGGGCGCGCCGCGCTCGCTGGATGTCGAAGCATTAGGCCGCGATCTACGCCGCTCGATACCTGAAGTCCGCGACGTTCACCACGTTCACGTCTGGCTGGTGGGGGAAAAACCGGTGATGACGCTGCACGTACAGGTCGTGCCGCCGCACGATCACGATGCGCTACTTGATAGCATCCAGCATTTTATTGAGCATAAATATGAAATTGAGCATGTGACGGTACAGATGGAGTACCGTCCCTGCAGCGGCCCGGAATGCCACCTGAATCTGGCGCATTCCGGACATGAGCATCATCATCACCATTAA
- a CDS encoding YbgS-like family protein, with translation MNMNKLTALLLTATLSLASGAALAADSGAQSNNGQANSAADAGQVAPDARENVAPNNVDNDKINSGGTMLHPDGSTMNHDGMSSDEVHKNSMCKDGRCPDTDKKMESGNGMNNDASKTDGTSQ, from the coding sequence ATGAATATGAATAAACTCACAGCCCTACTTCTCACCGCCACCTTAAGCTTAGCCAGCGGCGCCGCGCTGGCCGCCGATAGCGGCGCGCAATCGAACAACGGTCAGGCCAATTCCGCCGCTGATGCCGGACAGGTTGCGCCCGATGCCCGTGAAAACGTGGCGCCAAATAATGTCGATAACGACAAAATTAACTCCGGCGGCACCATGCTTCATCCTGATGGTTCGACGATGAATCATGACGGGATGTCGAGCGACGAGGTCCATAAAAACAGCATGTGCAAAGATGGACGCTGTCCGGATACGGATAAAAAAATGGAAAGCGGCAATGGCATGAACAACGATGCCAGCAAAACGGATGGCACCTCGCAGTAA
- the aroG gene encoding 3-deoxy-7-phosphoheptulonate synthase AroG, producing the protein MNYQNDDLRIKEINELLPPVALLEKFPATENAANTVAHARKAIHNILKGNDDRLLVVIGPCSIHDPAAAKEYASRLLKLREALKGELEIVMRVYFEKPRTTVGWKGLINDPHMDNSFRINDGLRIARKLLLEINDSGLPAAGEFLDMITPQYVADLMSWGAIGARTTESQVHRELSSGLSCPVGFKNGTDGTIKVAIDAINAAGAPHCFLSVTKWGHSAIVNTSGNSDCHIILRGGKEPNYSAQHVAEVKVGLAKAGLPAQIMIDFSHANSSKQFKKQMEVGADVCQQIASGENAIMGVMIESHLVEGNQSLESGEPLTYGKSVTDACIGWEDTETILRQLADAVKARRG; encoded by the coding sequence ATGAATTATCAGAACGACGATTTACGCATTAAAGAGATCAACGAATTATTACCTCCCGTTGCGCTCCTGGAAAAATTCCCCGCTACCGAAAATGCTGCTAATACCGTTGCACATGCTCGCAAAGCGATTCACAACATCCTCAAAGGCAACGACGATCGTCTGCTGGTGGTAATTGGTCCGTGCTCTATTCACGACCCTGCCGCGGCGAAAGAGTATGCCAGCCGCCTGCTGAAACTGCGTGAAGCGCTCAAAGGCGAGCTGGAAATCGTTATGCGCGTCTATTTTGAAAAACCGCGCACCACCGTCGGTTGGAAGGGGCTAATTAACGATCCGCACATGGATAACAGCTTCCGCATTAACGACGGGCTGCGTATCGCGCGTAAGCTGCTGCTGGAAATCAACGACAGCGGTTTGCCAGCGGCGGGCGAGTTCCTTGACATGATCACCCCGCAATATGTGGCGGACCTGATGAGCTGGGGGGCAATCGGCGCGCGTACCACTGAATCCCAGGTGCATCGTGAACTCTCTTCCGGCCTCTCATGCCCGGTTGGCTTCAAAAATGGCACCGATGGCACCATCAAGGTCGCTATCGATGCGATCAACGCTGCTGGCGCGCCGCACTGTTTCTTATCGGTAACGAAGTGGGGCCATTCCGCTATTGTGAACACCAGCGGCAACAGCGATTGCCATATCATTCTGCGTGGCGGTAAAGAGCCGAACTATAGCGCTCAGCACGTTGCCGAAGTGAAAGTGGGTCTGGCAAAAGCCGGTCTGCCGGCGCAAATCATGATCGACTTCAGCCACGCTAACTCCAGCAAGCAGTTTAAAAAGCAGATGGAAGTCGGCGCCGATGTGTGCCAGCAGATTGCCAGCGGTGAAAACGCGATTATGGGCGTGATGATTGAAAGCCACCTGGTGGAAGGCAATCAGAGCCTGGAAAGCGGCGAACCGCTGACCTACGGCAAGAGCGTGACCGACGCCTGCATCGGCTGGGAAGATACCGAGACCATCCTGCGCCAACTGGCAGATGCGGTTAAAGCGCGCCGCGGCTAG
- the gpmA gene encoding 2,3-diphosphoglycerate-dependent phosphoglycerate mutase, translating to MAVTKLVLVRHGESQWNNENRFTGWYDVDLSEKGVSEAKAAGKLLKEEGFSFDFAYTSVLKRAIHTLWNVLDELDQAWLPVEKSWKLNERHYGALQGLNKAETAEKYGDEQVKQWRRGFAVTPPELTKDDERYPGHDPRYAKLTDAELPTTESLALTIDRVVPYWNETILPRLKSGERVIIAAHGNSLRALVKYLDNMGEDEILELNIPTGVPLVYEFDENFKPIKHYYLGNADEIAAKAAAVANQGKAK from the coding sequence ATGGCTGTAACTAAGCTGGTACTAGTTCGTCACGGCGAGAGCCAATGGAACAACGAAAACCGTTTCACCGGTTGGTACGACGTTGACCTGTCTGAAAAAGGCGTTAGCGAAGCGAAAGCGGCGGGTAAACTGCTGAAGGAAGAAGGCTTCAGCTTTGATTTTGCTTATACCTCCGTGCTGAAACGTGCCATCCACACCCTGTGGAACGTGCTGGACGAACTGGATCAGGCCTGGCTGCCGGTTGAGAAATCCTGGAAACTGAACGAACGTCACTACGGCGCGCTGCAGGGCCTGAACAAAGCCGAAACCGCTGAGAAGTATGGCGACGAGCAGGTTAAACAGTGGCGTCGCGGCTTTGCCGTCACCCCGCCGGAACTGACCAAAGATGACGAACGTTATCCGGGCCACGATCCGCGTTACGCGAAGCTGACCGATGCGGAACTGCCGACCACCGAGAGCCTGGCGCTGACCATCGACCGCGTCGTACCTTACTGGAACGAAACCATTCTGCCGCGCCTGAAAAGCGGCGAGCGCGTCATTATCGCCGCTCACGGTAACTCCCTGCGTGCGCTGGTGAAATACCTCGACAACATGGGCGAAGACGAGATCCTTGAACTGAACATCCCGACCGGCGTACCGCTGGTGTATGAGTTCGATGAAAACTTCAAGCCGATCAAACACTACTACCTGGGCAATGCTGACGAAATCGCTGCGAAGGCCGCGGCTGTCGCTAACCAGGGTAAAGCGAAGTAA